In Acipenser ruthenus chromosome 16, fAciRut3.2 maternal haplotype, whole genome shotgun sequence, the following proteins share a genomic window:
- the LOC117963486 gene encoding MAP kinase-activated protein kinase 2-like isoform X1, with product MLRNGNAQENPTQTEADGNALSEPATSPTHFPLPNYPKLEIKKNAVTDDFKVSSRVLGLGINGKVLECYSKKTGEKCALKILHDSPKARREVELHWRVSGGPHVVRIINLYENMHHGNKCLLIVMECMEGGELFSRIQARGDQAFTEREASEIMRDIGTAIEYLHLMNIAHRDVKPENLLYTVKEQNAVLKLTDFGFAKETTMHNSLQTPCYTPYYVAPEVLGPEKYDKSCDMWSLGVIMYILLCGFPPFYSNTGQAISPGMKRRIRMGQYEFPNPEWAEVSEEAKQLIHQLLKTDPSERMAISQFMNHPWINQSMVVPPTPLHTTRVLQEDREMWDEVKEEMTSALATMRVDYDQVKIKDLDTSSNPLLNKRRKKGAGGRGGSSTVCNSQ from the exons ATGCTGCGCAATGGAAACGCTCAAGAAAACCCGACCCAGACCGAAGCAGATGGAAATGCCCTCTCAGAGCCCGCGACCAGCCCCACACATTTCCCCCTCCCCAACTACCCCAAACTGGAGATCAAAAAGAACGCCGTGACTGACGACTTCAAAGTCTCCAGCCGGGTCCTGGGGCTGGGCATCAATGGAAAAGTACTGGAGTGCTACAGCAAGAAAACCGGGGAGAAGTGCGCGCTGAAG ATCCTGCACGACAGCCCGAAGGCTCGGCGCGAGGTGGAGCTGCACTGGAGAGTGTCCGGCGGGCCCCACGTGGTGAGGATCATCAACCTGTACGAGAACATGCACCATGGCAACAAGTGCCTCCTCATCGTCATGGAGTG CATGGAGGGAGGGGAGCTGTTCAGCAGGATCCAGGCTCGGGGAGACCAAGCGTTCACTGAAAGGG AGGCGTCGGAAATCATGCGAGATATCGGCACGGCTATCGAGTACCTCCATCTGATGAACATTGCTCACCGAGACGTGAAG CCTGAGAACCTGCTGTACACAGTGAAGGAACAGAACGCTGTTCTCAAGCTCACAGACTTCGGCTTTGCGAAGGAGACCACGATGCACAACTCGCTGCAGACACCCTGTTACACTCCCTATTACGTGG CTCCGGAGGTGCTGGGCCCAGAGAAGTACGACAAGTCCTGTGACATGTGGTCTCTGGGAGTCATCATGTACATCCT TCTGTGTGGATTCCCTCCCTTCTACTCCAACACGGGCCAGGCCATTTCTCCCGGGATGAAGCGGCGGATCCGCATGGGCCAGTACGAGTTTCCCAACCCAGAGTGGGCGGAAGTCTCGGAGGAAG CGAAGCAGCTGATTCACCAGTTGTTGAAGACAGACCCCAGTGAGAGAATGGCAATCTCACAGTTCATGAACCACCCCTGGATCAAT CAGTCGATGGTGGTGCCACCCACACCCCTGCACACAACGAGGGTCCTGCAGGAGGACAGGGAGATGTGGGACGAGGTCAAG GAGGAGATGACCAGTGCTTTGGCCACGATGCGCGTCGACTACGACCAGGTCAAGATCAAGGATCTGGACACCTCCAGCAACCCACTGCTCAACAAGCGGAGGAAGAAAGGGGCGGGGGGCAGGGGGGGCTCGTCCACAGTGTGCAACAGCCAGTGA
- the LOC117963403 gene encoding actin nucleation-promoting factor WASL-like isoform X2 produces the protein MEEDQASKNNGTSGSTLQESRVFSQLISLRENALLFNLIGARCLALASAVVQVYLALPPDRSSWMKCHCGVVCLIKDYNERSYFLRLYSIKKAKLAWQQELYIHFEYSALKPYLHTFLGDECPAALNFADEGEADKFKSVIEARIRRCNKIKRTQSQIAHQASPLSTRMGPSKSITPTGYRSLGSFSEKGRSSNKRKLKKADIGTPSDFKHVGHVGWNPSSGFDINHLDSDLRQLFSQAGIQQRHLQDLSTSQLIYEVIELQGGMEAVRQEIRRQGSMASRSLGRSAPPLSSPLNSLEPDQPTLLSLKGPLPPLPSQREWRPPIASSTTFRVRGVLPPLKRGSLPALFTDEAIPPPPSTPPPPPPSTRPPTAHSSAPPAPLYPPCPPIAPPAPPHPPTAQSSVPPTPPHPPPPPIAHSSAPPAPLHPPPPPTAHSSVAPTPPTAQPHEGKRQPAREEAEKRLSVFQEIRQGILLKSVPSVDCAAPATAPEPGGIVLALIEAMNKRHRALHSSGEDERSDSEEDSDEWD, from the exons ATGGAGGAAGACCAAGCCAGTAAGAATAACGGTACTTCAGGATCCACACTCCAGGAGTCCAGAGTCTTCTCCCAACTGATCTCCTTGAGGGAAAACGCTCTGCTCTTCAACCTGATTGGAGCCAGATGTCTC GCCCTGGCTTCAGCTGTGGTTCAGGTGTACCTCGCGCTGCCTCCGGACAGGAGCAGCTGGATGAAGTGTCACTGTGGAGTggtgtgtttaattaaagattACAACGAGCGCTCCTACTTCCTGCGGCTTTACAGCATCAAG AAAGCAAAGCTGGCCTGGCAGCAGGAGCTGTACATCCACTTTGAATATTCTGCACTGAAGCCCTACCTCCACACCTTCCTGGGAGAC GAGTGTCCGGCGGCACTGAACTTTGCAGATGAAGGAGAAGCTGACAAGTTCAAATCCGTTATTGAAGCCAGAATCAGACGCTGTAATAAAATCAAACGCACGCAAA GTCAGATAGCGCACCAGGCTTCTCCTCTCTCTACACGCATGGGGCCTTCGAAGAGCATCACCCCGACTGGGTACCGGAGTCTGGGTTCCTTCTCTGAGAAAGGCAGGTCCAGCAACAAGAGGAAACTGAAAAAAGCCGATATCGGGACGCCGAGTGACTTCAA GCACGTGGGTCATGTTGGGTGGAACCCCAGTTCTGGGTTTGAC ATCAATCACCTGGACTCGGACCTGAGGCAGCTCTTCAGTCAGGCAGGGATCCAGCAGCGGCACCTCCAGGACCTCTCCACCTCCCAGCTGATCTACGAGGTCATCGAGCTGCAGGGAGGGATGGAGGCGGTGCGGCAGGAGATCCGGAGACAGG gttccaTGGCATCTCGATCTCTTGGCAGATCCGCTCCCCCTCTTTCCTCTCCACTAAACTCCCTGGAACCGGATCAACCCACCTTGCTGTCGCTAAAGGGCCCCCTTCCTCCCCTGCCCTCCCAGAGAGAGTGGCGCCCCCCCATAGCATCCTCGACCACCTTCAGGGTGCGAGGGGTCCTGCCCCCGCTGAAGAGAGGCTCTCTCCCTGCACTGTTCACTGACGAGgccatcccccctcccccctccactcctcctccccctcccccctccactcGTCCTCCCActgcacacagctctgcacccCCTGCGCCACTATACCCTCCCTGTCCTCCCATTGCACCCCCTGCGCCGCCACACCCTCCCACTGCACAGAGCTCTGTGCCCCCCACGCCACcacaccctccccctcctcccattgcacacagctctgcacccCCCGCGCCGCTtcaccctccccctcctcccactGCACACAGCTCTGTGGCCCCCACACCCCCGACAGCGCAGCCTCACGAGGGGAAGAGACAGCCGGCCAGGGAAGAGGCGGAGAAGAGGCTGTCCGTTTTCCAGGAGATAAGACAGGGCATCCTGCTGAAATCG GTCCCCAGTGTGGACTGTGCTGCCCCCGCCACAGCTCCTGAACCAGGTGGCATCGTGCTGGCTCTCATCGAGGCCATGAACAAGAGGCACCGGGCACTTCACTCCTCAG GCGAGGATGAGAGGAGCGATTCCGAAGAGGACTCGGACGAGTGGGATTAG
- the LOC117963486 gene encoding MAP kinase-activated protein kinase 2-like isoform X2, whose amino-acid sequence MLRNGNAQENPTQTEADGNALSEPATSPTHFPLPNYPKLEIKKNAVTDDFKVSSRVLGLGINGKVLECYSKKTGEKCALKILHDSPKARREVELHWRVSGGPHVVRIINLYENMHHGNKCLLIVMECMEGGELFSRIQARGDQAFTEREASEIMRDIGTAIEYLHLMNIAHRDVKPENLLYTVKEQNAVLKLTDFGFAKETTMHNSLQTPCYTPYYVAPEVLGPEKYDKSCDMWSLGVIMYILLCGFPPFYSNTGQAISPGMKRRIRMGQYEFPNPEWAEVSEEAKQLIHQLLKTDPSERMAISQFMNHPWINSMVVPPTPLHTTRVLQEDREMWDEVKEEMTSALATMRVDYDQVKIKDLDTSSNPLLNKRRKKGAGGRGGSSTVCNSQ is encoded by the exons ATGCTGCGCAATGGAAACGCTCAAGAAAACCCGACCCAGACCGAAGCAGATGGAAATGCCCTCTCAGAGCCCGCGACCAGCCCCACACATTTCCCCCTCCCCAACTACCCCAAACTGGAGATCAAAAAGAACGCCGTGACTGACGACTTCAAAGTCTCCAGCCGGGTCCTGGGGCTGGGCATCAATGGAAAAGTACTGGAGTGCTACAGCAAGAAAACCGGGGAGAAGTGCGCGCTGAAG ATCCTGCACGACAGCCCGAAGGCTCGGCGCGAGGTGGAGCTGCACTGGAGAGTGTCCGGCGGGCCCCACGTGGTGAGGATCATCAACCTGTACGAGAACATGCACCATGGCAACAAGTGCCTCCTCATCGTCATGGAGTG CATGGAGGGAGGGGAGCTGTTCAGCAGGATCCAGGCTCGGGGAGACCAAGCGTTCACTGAAAGGG AGGCGTCGGAAATCATGCGAGATATCGGCACGGCTATCGAGTACCTCCATCTGATGAACATTGCTCACCGAGACGTGAAG CCTGAGAACCTGCTGTACACAGTGAAGGAACAGAACGCTGTTCTCAAGCTCACAGACTTCGGCTTTGCGAAGGAGACCACGATGCACAACTCGCTGCAGACACCCTGTTACACTCCCTATTACGTGG CTCCGGAGGTGCTGGGCCCAGAGAAGTACGACAAGTCCTGTGACATGTGGTCTCTGGGAGTCATCATGTACATCCT TCTGTGTGGATTCCCTCCCTTCTACTCCAACACGGGCCAGGCCATTTCTCCCGGGATGAAGCGGCGGATCCGCATGGGCCAGTACGAGTTTCCCAACCCAGAGTGGGCGGAAGTCTCGGAGGAAG CGAAGCAGCTGATTCACCAGTTGTTGAAGACAGACCCCAGTGAGAGAATGGCAATCTCACAGTTCATGAACCACCCCTGGATCAAT TCGATGGTGGTGCCACCCACACCCCTGCACACAACGAGGGTCCTGCAGGAGGACAGGGAGATGTGGGACGAGGTCAAG GAGGAGATGACCAGTGCTTTGGCCACGATGCGCGTCGACTACGACCAGGTCAAGATCAAGGATCTGGACACCTCCAGCAACCCACTGCTCAACAAGCGGAGGAAGAAAGGGGCGGGGGGCAGGGGGGGCTCGTCCACAGTGTGCAACAGCCAGTGA
- the LOC117963403 gene encoding actin nucleation-promoting factor WASL-like isoform X1, protein MEEDQASKNNGTSGSTLQESRVFSQLISLRENALLFNLIGARCLALASAVVQVYLALPPDRSSWMKCHCGVVCLIKDYNERSYFLRLYSIKQKAKLAWQQELYIHFEYSALKPYLHTFLGDECPAALNFADEGEADKFKSVIEARIRRCNKIKRTQSQIAHQASPLSTRMGPSKSITPTGYRSLGSFSEKGRSSNKRKLKKADIGTPSDFKHVGHVGWNPSSGFDINHLDSDLRQLFSQAGIQQRHLQDLSTSQLIYEVIELQGGMEAVRQEIRRQGSMASRSLGRSAPPLSSPLNSLEPDQPTLLSLKGPLPPLPSQREWRPPIASSTTFRVRGVLPPLKRGSLPALFTDEAIPPPPSTPPPPPPSTRPPTAHSSAPPAPLYPPCPPIAPPAPPHPPTAQSSVPPTPPHPPPPPIAHSSAPPAPLHPPPPPTAHSSVAPTPPTAQPHEGKRQPAREEAEKRLSVFQEIRQGILLKSVPSVDCAAPATAPEPGGIVLALIEAMNKRHRALHSSGEDERSDSEEDSDEWD, encoded by the exons ATGGAGGAAGACCAAGCCAGTAAGAATAACGGTACTTCAGGATCCACACTCCAGGAGTCCAGAGTCTTCTCCCAACTGATCTCCTTGAGGGAAAACGCTCTGCTCTTCAACCTGATTGGAGCCAGATGTCTC GCCCTGGCTTCAGCTGTGGTTCAGGTGTACCTCGCGCTGCCTCCGGACAGGAGCAGCTGGATGAAGTGTCACTGTGGAGTggtgtgtttaattaaagattACAACGAGCGCTCCTACTTCCTGCGGCTTTACAGCATCAAG CAGAAAGCAAAGCTGGCCTGGCAGCAGGAGCTGTACATCCACTTTGAATATTCTGCACTGAAGCCCTACCTCCACACCTTCCTGGGAGAC GAGTGTCCGGCGGCACTGAACTTTGCAGATGAAGGAGAAGCTGACAAGTTCAAATCCGTTATTGAAGCCAGAATCAGACGCTGTAATAAAATCAAACGCACGCAAA GTCAGATAGCGCACCAGGCTTCTCCTCTCTCTACACGCATGGGGCCTTCGAAGAGCATCACCCCGACTGGGTACCGGAGTCTGGGTTCCTTCTCTGAGAAAGGCAGGTCCAGCAACAAGAGGAAACTGAAAAAAGCCGATATCGGGACGCCGAGTGACTTCAA GCACGTGGGTCATGTTGGGTGGAACCCCAGTTCTGGGTTTGAC ATCAATCACCTGGACTCGGACCTGAGGCAGCTCTTCAGTCAGGCAGGGATCCAGCAGCGGCACCTCCAGGACCTCTCCACCTCCCAGCTGATCTACGAGGTCATCGAGCTGCAGGGAGGGATGGAGGCGGTGCGGCAGGAGATCCGGAGACAGG gttccaTGGCATCTCGATCTCTTGGCAGATCCGCTCCCCCTCTTTCCTCTCCACTAAACTCCCTGGAACCGGATCAACCCACCTTGCTGTCGCTAAAGGGCCCCCTTCCTCCCCTGCCCTCCCAGAGAGAGTGGCGCCCCCCCATAGCATCCTCGACCACCTTCAGGGTGCGAGGGGTCCTGCCCCCGCTGAAGAGAGGCTCTCTCCCTGCACTGTTCACTGACGAGgccatcccccctcccccctccactcctcctccccctcccccctccactcGTCCTCCCActgcacacagctctgcacccCCTGCGCCACTATACCCTCCCTGTCCTCCCATTGCACCCCCTGCGCCGCCACACCCTCCCACTGCACAGAGCTCTGTGCCCCCCACGCCACcacaccctccccctcctcccattgcacacagctctgcacccCCCGCGCCGCTtcaccctccccctcctcccactGCACACAGCTCTGTGGCCCCCACACCCCCGACAGCGCAGCCTCACGAGGGGAAGAGACAGCCGGCCAGGGAAGAGGCGGAGAAGAGGCTGTCCGTTTTCCAGGAGATAAGACAGGGCATCCTGCTGAAATCG GTCCCCAGTGTGGACTGTGCTGCCCCCGCCACAGCTCCTGAACCAGGTGGCATCGTGCTGGCTCTCATCGAGGCCATGAACAAGAGGCACCGGGCACTTCACTCCTCAG GCGAGGATGAGAGGAGCGATTCCGAAGAGGACTCGGACGAGTGGGATTAG